In Larimichthys crocea isolate SSNF chromosome VII, L_crocea_2.0, whole genome shotgun sequence, the genomic stretch ATGTATCCAGATTACTTGTTTTCAAAATACAAAGATTATCAGTTTACTtgagatgaaacaaaataaaatcttcatatTTGAGAAGCTCGAAACAAGCAACGATCTGCATGTTTGCTTGATAGTTCTAGCAGTTCATAGGTTACTAAACTTGTTAATTATGCTAATAATTGACTTATTCTGGCTAATCATTTTAGGCTGATCTTTTCAgattgtcagaaaataatgactAGCAAATTTCAGAGTAATTAAAAAGGCACCAAACAGTAATCTGCCTTGATCAAGAATGAAATGACTTCAGTAGGTGCTAGTTCACATTTGATAGTTGATAAACACAGACCAgtatcatcatttcatttcaacatacATTTAACTTTCCAACACAATTACTTTTCATCTGGCACGTGTGCcacagggagggaggcagggggtTCTTTCAGACTTGAGATCATTCTGAAAACCATCCAAGTCTTAATCCACCGCCCTGCTCCAGAAAGATGACTGGTCTAGCATGCCATTGGCCGGCAATATGGATATGCATCATATTACTCCGGCCAGGCACGAGCACTACATACAATGTTTTTAGCTTCCATTTCAGTTACATAAAGAGCCGCATGAAAAACATTAGGATTAAGGCCAGAAAAAAGACACTGGATTGTCACCACCTGCCTATAAGGCGGATGGACTCATGAGAGATTCAGTGTCCTTATCCCTGCTGGAAATGACCCTgcacaatgatttttttaaagtctttaaagcgtaaattatttaaaacatctggGCCTTCAGTGATAGGCTTTCTGAACTAATACTCAGGGTTAAATGTTCTCACTGCGCTGTCACTCATAATTGCAGACAAAATGAGTCAACTTCTGAACAATGAATCAGTTTCTTTATgctaaaacaaatacatttgccACATGcacataataacaaaacaaagactaaTGCGTTTTAAAAGCTCTGCCATTTTCACAATTCTTAATCAATAGTTACATTAACCATCAACACAAATCATAAATATGCCATTTCAGTTCTGCAATAATGTGCAATAATGACCTCACTTCAACACTCAGGCTACAGATGGCAATAGGTCATTGCACTCTAAGTCTTTGAAGAATTGCCTGTGAAATTGTGATTGATTTGGAAGGAGAAAAGGCCTTTAAAAAGCTCCCCTTGAGACCTTGATTGTGAATGACCTTTTTCTTTGGTGTAGCATAGCCTGAAACCCCAAACTGAGAGAGCCTTGTCTGGACTCCCTGGTCACTAAGAGCATGCTTGAAAGTGCCAATCCTAATTATGGTTACCAAGCCTCAGTGAGCAGCTGCTAGGACCTGTTAAAGTTCCTAATTCTATCCACTGTAACATGAAATTCTCAGGGCAAAAATACAGTAACTTTCTTCCAAATTTGTCAAGAACATGTATCCATCTCAGCATCTTTGATGTGACTTTCCTtcaaggtgtttttttaaatataaaagggGAATAAAACATGAGTTTTGACCAGCTGGTcttgatgtttgtttgcttcaaGTGCAGAGGCTGTAGCAAACATCACAGACTTTAATTAGAATTTAACTACAAAATAATCCAACTGGCAGCATCATTTCCAGTCAGTGATGATGTTTTCCTTAtactttgttgttgctgttaaaaGAGATGGTCCAGATTGCATCAAAGGCAAAAACTTCTGCTAATACTTAaatgttcagatttttatttgtgcatcaTCAACATACATCTGTTCCAATGCTCAAAATGTAGCCGTAATATGCACTGCATGCGTCTGCAAATGGCAAATATTATGAAGGAATAAACTTACAAAAGCAAAAACTGAGACACTCCATATCCACACccaaaaattaaataaagctgGCTTAAAAATTCAGCATTTATAAGTTGCTTTAAATAATATATCGATATGCCATTACAGCCCAAtctatttaatttaaagaaatgacTGTAACCTCACTGACAGCCCTACAATGGCTCTGTAAGCTTaagtcataaataaaaatgaacctATTAGCAGGTGTCAGACAGTGACAGCACCCACTCATGTCTGGGTAGGTGTacagtgtacagacagacatgtaTTTGGTTGAAAGactttatatttgaaataaactatttacacatacaaatatatcTATTTTGTTGCACTGttcaattattcatttaatatttgaagCTTGGCGGAAAGGTGCATCCCACAGCGAAAGAAAAGAGATGTGTCTCTCCTCTCGTTTCCACCTGAGATACGATCTTAGATTTCTGTTTAAAGTATAATGAGTTCCTTGATTTCTAGAGGGCACCCTACGGGATTCAGTGTGACAGTAGTTTGTCTGCAGCTCAGTATGAACAGGGCTGGTCCACATCCATTACTGAGCTCTTTGTTTAAATTGTGGTTGGATTAAACACACTATTATTCAGTAAATGGCTTGGTTATTGTATAGGAGCACTAAAGCTCAGCTATAATCACTCGGCTATTATCATATCCATGACCAATGACAATCCAGACCTCTGGAGTGAAACAGCAACCATACTCCACATCTTATCTCTGCATGTATTTTCAATTACATGACCTCACAAAACACTACGTGTATATCAACATGAAATAATTAAGTTTGTTTCTACCTCAGGCTTTAACAATTGTGGTCTAATGAGAGTTTAATGATTTCCTAATTTTTAAGTTCTTAGCATGGTGGGAAACCTTCACCACACCTGTCATAACACTGTTTCAAGTTAGAGCCGGGCTAATGCAGATATCCATATCTGAAGTAATAATATATTGATCCAATATTTATCCTTTTACATTAATACCAAGATCTCCTGAATTGGGTAAAGAATTGAGAAGATATGGTGATCTCAAGAGTTCATGCAGATCTAAAAATATCACATCATGTCTTGAACATGATCAGTCATTTGtgaaatgattttaataataaaataagctTATGACATAGAAAACACGCCGAAACAATCCTGCCTggaggttctttttttttttttagcattattGTCTGGTCCAAAAATGGGTCATGGTATCGTCATGGCTCAGAGcatctttatgtttttcttcttcatttgttGGACAAACCAACACTTTAAATTTGGATTGGTTTTCAGTACAGATGCAGATCAAATAGAGAATGGGAATCTCACACTTTATGATGACACACGGATCAATGCACTCATTCAATAGACTATTAGCAAGTAAATGGGCAGAAAGAGTTGGAGCCGCCTGGGCTCATTTATACCTCAGTAATTACAAGTTTGAGCTTGTGCAGGTAAAACTCTAAAGTATAAACTAGACATGCTTGTCTTATGAGACTCTTTATTGTGTATCATAAATACCCAGGAACATAATCAACCACATTCACTCCttgaaaatagaataaaaataaacaggtgCTTATGAATACCTGTATATTAAGCCCGGCTTGATATTTGAACACTGTAAAGTTCAGCATTTCCTATCAGGGCTTTACGATTAATGCAATTTAGGCTATAAAGAAAGGAGGAATGAAAATTCTTGCTATGGCATTAATTACTTTCCAATATAATTTTCAGGATCACTAAGCTTCCATCTCATTGTTAATAGGCCAGACAATGCTGTGGGGCGATGCATGCTAGGAGGTCACAAAAACAAAGGATTCCGCTTTTGCTGCAGGCAAATGCTGATCAACCCTTAGGCTTTGCTTTTTATATACTTCTGTTCCTCCGTTCAGCACAGAAGGCAAGAAATAACAAGGATCAGATTTAGTCAGGTGGTtgaaaataaaaggttaatattaaaaaaaaacggacTGGATGGATTGTAATCTGTGATTTTGTGGCTCTGTGCAATGATCACATGAACGGGAGTCTTTTAAAGCAGAGGAACACAATGACGTAGTGTTTTGctttctcccctctccccatgcTGGGCCAGTTCCCAGTGAGACCACCCCCACctcaacaacaccaccaccaccagcaccactcCATCCTGGGCTCGTGCCAGACTGTGAATGAATGAGGGGGTCCTAACCAGTCTACTATCTTCGTTTGATGTGGAGCACTGAGGTTTCTCTGTTTATAAGATAGCTGCTCGTGACCAACCACCAAAACATTTAGActgaaagaataaaaatcaGGAGCATAAGCTGCATCAAACCTAATTTCTAAAACTGCTGGACACAAGATCAAATGATTCACGTCAAATCATATTTCTCTGGTGGATAGCAGCTAATCGTACCTTTCCCATCATTTGGGTcaaatcataaataaacaaatcagatGTTACTAATACATGAAGCATGAAGcaagaagagaaacaggaaTTTAACAAACAGCGTAGAGTGGAGTACAGGCCTCAAGCTGCTGCTTGTTGTGCGCTCCCCAATGATGAGATTTGGTCACTGCCTAAGTACCATATTTGGGGAAGAGACTTTCTGCATAAAGAAGATTAGTGTTAGTTGTTTAAGGGCTTGGGGGAGAAGATTTACCATTATTACCAACCCCAGTAGAAAATAGTGGAAGCCAGTCACAATCTGATACTAATACTTGCCAAGACAGAGCAATGTTAATTGAACCAAGCCACACACCATATGGGAGAGATTATGATGTGTGCAGGTCATGGAGAGAATGACAAAGATTAGGTGGCCTCAGAGTGATAGATGATTTAGAGATTAACATTATAGAGAACAGATCGGGACTGTTAGAAGGGGATGGTAGTGCTGGCCCGTTGGCTTTTAAGGTTATGTAATGCCACAGTGCCGTAATTTGTTAAAGTCTTTAGAAGTACAGTAGAGTCGCCCTAGGCGTTGAACGGAGCAAAGAGCCCTGAGGTCtaaattaaagtcatttttatgaTGCAATCTCCGAACCCATGAGGCGAACAGAGGATAACCAATGGGAGAGGAGCAGCCAGTATTAATTTGCTAGCAAACATTGTCTCATTGTTGCAAAGTTGCATCAGAAATCAAAGGGGGATAGAGCAAGAGCTCTGTTTGTGTAATTACAAGCGCAGAGTGAAGTTGAAAGTGGAGTTCAACTCTCAAAGGCTTAACAGACAACTTTGGACTCAGATCCACATTCACAGATGTCATCAGCCATCAGTATACATATACACCAAGACTAACTAACTTTTGAGTTTGTTATATTTCTTCTCTTCCACCTAACAAAGTTTTACTGACACTGCACAGCCTTTATTCTTTAGCTCTGTATCAGTTTCCTTCCCGCGTGCCAAAGACATCATCATGCCAACAGCGCGTGCTGTCAGATGCAACATTAGGCCAACTTGATCACTCGTCTGCCTCTGACCTGTGCTGTCAACATGGAGGAACAAGGAGCGAGACGCTCGTATTAGACAACCAAAATGGATTAACATTTTTTGATAAGTTGATTTTGATCAGTAAATTTGATTTTGATGACTTGGTTCATGTCGACAACATACACTCTGCCCTTGCTACCTCCTtcatgagaaaataaagaatcCAATAATGAAACATAAGGATACTGTTTAGACATCACAATGACATGTAAAGTCTCTGCAGGATAAAAGTATTTTATCTAAGATGAGCATTGGATAACACAAGCTCACAGCTGTACACTGGGTATTATAAGATACTGCATATATGACTGCATGTAACCTAAAAAACACCAGAAATGTACCCTGAATACGCTGTGACTCCTTGTCGTAAGTTTTGTTTGTCCTGCACCCATTAACCTACCTACAGCATGATGTGAGACGCTATAAATAGAGGATCCTTGCATGACATCCACATGTATAATCTCTGTATTTATTATCCTGGCTTTCTTCAATAACATATAATGTATATTTGGTTATCtttagggaaaaaaacaatggtACACATTCTGTAGGCATTGTGAGAGATTGAAAATATACATTATGGTAATGCCACAAAAACtcttaaaatgaatgattttgtaAAAAAACGAGAGGAGGATATTAATTCCAAGGGGGAACCAGGTCATAGTGGCAGTCTGTACATTAATAGTTAATaggaatgacaaaaaaaaaaccaatatGACAATTTTGCCACTTACCAATTCTCAGGACTTGCTGCGAAGTAAGCCAAAACTCTGCCATAAAGTACAGCAGTGAAAATAACAGTCCCTTCCTTTTCGCCATGGTCCTCCCTCCAGAGTCGAATTTAACATTGATATCAGTTTTTCTGCCCTCGGTAATTCATGCTGATAATTTGCCAGTCCTTGTATCcgtaatgaaaataaactggcATCCGACCCATATCCATCCCTCATACAttgtgatgagaaaaaaaacaacaacaaaaacacacacacacacacactccacttgCAGCTGTCACTGATCAAAACAATTCCAGTTTTCCCATTCTAAAATCCTTTGTGTGCCCATAAGGTTTTGCTCCCCATAGTCACTGTCCAGACATCTCTcttatcatgtgttttttttttttctttctggtgcACACTTGAATAGTAGACTGCAACTGAGGAGGAGGACCGTGCGCTGCGCTCCTGCTGTCAAGCTTACATGGATAGAGAATGACATTTCTGGTTgcagctttcaaaataaaagatgaattgaATAAATGTGTGGAAACAATAGAGAAAAATCAACAAAGAGGAATATGCTTcatgtatttcatattttaaaaattggattttaaacacacaaaacaaaatatccaACACAAACTGGGTTCAGACTAAGTAAGATCATTTCCCATTAAATATTGTTATGGATTTCTTGTTCATTATTGTACTAATCTGACatttaattatcatttttttcagtACTATGTTTGTTAATCTgttcatttcatctcattttaCATTATCCATACTTTTCCCCAAATACAGAAACCCTATATTCAACTAAACCCCAATCCCCAAGTCATTGGTCATTTAAGCAttcaatttaaatgtttatatggATTGTTTTCTGCATCTGTTGGTACCTTTAATTTACcaacattattatttgaatGCTTTTATTATGAAACAAAGCTTGCCTTGTTTCCGGTCTCACTCTCACTGTCTTTGGCTGAATCGacacagctgagtgtgtgtcccTCCCGTGCAGGCGCTCAATTGAGGACACAGTCAAGCCACTAATCCGCAAACATGGATACGTCCTGAAGATTAACTTCAAATCTGGCAACATTCGACCTCAACAACGTCTTTGCTTTGGTACACCGAGGAATGATTAAATCTTTGCTCCAGTCCTGATGGAAATGCAAATCTAATCTTCAAACTGGTCTGTGACGCTCCCTTGAAGATTAACTACCTCAAACTGTTCATCTGACACAGTCTCAtagtcaaataaaatgtgttcacCACCTTAACCCACTTTGCTTTTTTCCTTGAAGAAGAGTGGTTTCATGTTGGAAGTAATAAAAAGTTCTTTGTTGCTCAGTTGCACTGATCAGCAACTGGTGATGATGCTTCAAACCAACATCTCCCCAAGCATGGGAGAAGCATCAGGAGTGTTTGATGGGTTTCTTGGGATTAGGGTAATCTCACTATTATTCCATTCCCCTGAAATTAGCAAAGTTAAAGACTGGTGGCTGAGAATAATTGAGAATTATCAGTTTACACACTGACTATCCACAATTGGCGTTTCCTGTAACATATATATCCTGTGCAATTGGGAAAAAAATGAGTTATGTTTATTATTCACCTCTATGGCTTTCAGTATAAACcaggtttttatgttttcaatgtgtttaaatatggaGATGCTCAGCTTCACTTAATGAAATGCAGTGGAAGGCATGAGTCCTCTGACACCTGCAGTGTGAGCAGTGGAGATTACACTGTCTGTGCAGGGTTCAGGACACTATTCACGTTCTCTGGCGTCCTCTTGTGGTGAATAATGACACTGTCTCGGATTGGTCCAGGTCAACATGGTGTTGGCACTGTCAGGAAAATTTAACATGTGGTGATTTTTGGCAAGCAATAATAATTTGCTGTTATTAATCCAAAGCAAATTTACCTGGCTCAATAGCTGTCAATGTAAAGGACCAATAATTCAAACAATACATATACTGCTACCACAAAGTTTAGggacatttcttctttttttattttttattttttgcagaaaaacatTCTTAATTGGCTAATACAGATTCTCAATCTGAATATATTTGTAAAACTGCTATCCATCAGGGCAACATAAGAATTACACACAAACCCAAAGTTGTTGAGCGAACAGCTGCATCCTACAAAATCTTTAATACAAACTGTAACACAATAATACAAACTGTAACACATCTATAAGTAAGTTATTTGATTATGTGCTGCACTGCACAGCTCTATTTGAGTGGTTACAAAGACATCTTAATAGTTAAGTACATTAAAATTCTAATGTGCTGAATTGCGTacaatgataacaacaacagattttaaaaacataatgaacagATGGttacaaagatgaaaaacagtGCTATGTTGTTCCAAGCCGATTTTTTCCgcataaatctgtgttttaaaaaggttaGCCCATGCCAGGGCTGCATAAAAACAGTATGTCATCTTTATTTAcactaacaacaacagcagttaTGTTCAACCTGATCAACCTTGTTTGCTaaatacaaattataaaaaGTGTATTAATATCAGCATCAGGATAATTGTAATACAAGTAGAGATAATATAGTTTACCTTCATCGTGCCACTAATTTGGAGCAGTTTAAATGAACTTGTGATGATAAAAGAATAGCGCGTAGAGTAGAGTCTGGAAGGTTTGACCAGCGGCAAAACCCACTGGTGacttttctttatatataaacaCCAGGATTGCTTCCACTGTGAGAGTCTGGATGAATTTTCGATGCTGTGTATCCAATGAAAACAGGAGTGTGTGGAACCGGATGAAAACTGGACTGGAAGGATGCTGTGGTGGGATTGCCGGTGTAACTCAGTGAATATGGTGTGGCGTTTTGGCTTATGTACAAGGAGTTGCCAGGCGTATACAGGCTTCCAACGTAATTAGAACTCCGCATAGAGGAACGGTGATCCATGTTGCTGTGATATAATGATCCATTTTCCGGGTAGACAACATGATTGATTAGTCTTCCATCGTTTGTCATTACTTGAGGGACATTTTGCAGTGGTGTCACAAGTTGTTGTCCAACAGAGGCGTTGTTTTGCAGAGAAGGTTGATATGCAGTGGATCGGAGGCTGGAAAGAGTCGAGACAGGATTATATCTCACTGGAGTTAGCCTACCAGGTGTTTGCTTGTAACTGAGCAAGTTGGTCGGGTGGTACACATCGAATGAGCCTTTGTCCGAGGGCATACGGCGGCAGACGAACAGCATGGCTGAGGCAAATAGGAAGGCACCAGTGACCCAACCGATGTAGAGAGCCTCTCCCAGCTCTCTCCTCTGGGCATCAATTAGCAAAGGGTTGTAAAAATCCCTAATGATGACATGACCAGTCCATGATACAGGGATAAAGACACAGATACAGGCCAAGAACTGCATACAACCTGCAACCATCAGGATAATGGTCTTGGCTCTATCATTACCctgaaaacaggaaatgcaCTGCATTCCTGCCAGACCCACAAGGAGCCCCAGTCCCGATAAGGCCAGAGAACAGCACATCAGACCCCTGGCTGCCTGTAACTCCGGGGGCAGGAACAGCAGGGAGTCGTACACCTTACACTGCATCCTGATGTTGGCCTGTCTGTAGCAGTTCATCCACAATCCCTCCCAGCGAGTTTCCATCACAATTATGTTCTCTCCAATGAAAGCTGTCACCTTCCACATTGGCATCCCTGTAGTAGCCGCCGCCCCAATCAGCCCGATCAAGCCGACGCACATTGCGGCTATCTCTGAAACACCTTGAACCATTGTCCAAATTCAAAATTAGGTTATCTCACGCTGACAACAAATTCCAGTGCCTTTAGTACAACATCTCAAAAGTCAGACGTGTGCAAGGCAGCGAGGATCTTCTCATCTGATGCAGTTTGTATGCTCTGAGAACTAGTTTGTTATGGGAAAGATGCTTTGCGGTCATCTGGTTGGCTCAGAGCAATGGGGGTAAAGAGGATCTCtgcttattttgtgtttatggtTCCTCTGGCTATAGTGGTATATCTGTAATCAGCTTCGCCAGCAGTAAACACCAACAAGACCAGAAATACCAGTAACCGCTCAAAACTTCAGAAAGAATTTGTCATTTGCCGTGTTTGATTCTACTTTATaatatgtgatttaaaaaagaaaaaatccaaaGCCAACAAATATACAATGTAGTAAATTATCTCCTGCAGTACTTCTGCTGTCCACAGGGGGGCAGAGCTGACTATCAAGGTGATGGAACAGAGAGGGAGTTCATGTCAGAGTCCAAATACAGTTTATTTGGTGTCATCTTAAGCAATTGTCATTACATCACCACAGATTTTCAGTATGAAACATCATTGAAATGACCTTAACATTGTGCAGATTCCCGTTCTCTGTTTGAATATATAATTACATCCAGTGTTTAAGGAGTTTAGATTCTATGGGTATAATTTTAATTGGAGCTTGTTTTTAAACTCAAAGTGAAATGAAGCGACCCAATAATTAAACTGGTAATACACTTGACTGAAGAGCCGGAGTCAACCTTGAAATGAACTAAACAGGTTTTGGTCTAAAGCTCTCAGGTGTCTCCATTCAAAGTGACTTGCAAATTCTGATCACATGATTATGCCGTCAGCTCGTTTCGGTCGGGCTTCTTTACACACAGTAGGTCAGGTAAAGTTTCCACACCTTCAACAAGCAGTCTTAAACGAACGTCTCATGTTTAGTTAGCCATTTGTTCAGTAACATCGGTTTCCAAGCGCTCCGGGGCATCATACCGATTTTGAACAAAGACCTACACAAAGTGATTAAATATagacacacaaaatgttttagaCTCACACAATCAGTCACCAATATAGTTGATTGTAACCTGCCTTTGTTTTACTTGATACTATACTATACTCACTGTTGAAGCAGTGAGTGTGAGAGGTCGTTTTGGCTCTACCGATGTTTGATTCTCAaacattttgtatgtgtgtgtgtgttatgttgacGGGGTGAGGGGTATAAATTTGAATACACAGCTGTTGTTTAGGGAAAAGGTGTTGAAATATCTACAGGATGAACTGTTTATATGACTACGTAACTCCTGTGTCAACAACAAATAGCATTACTGACAAAGTGTATCCGTGTAcacaacagtaaacacaaatacacttgTGTCACGTTACACAGCGGTGAAACTTGAAATGTTATATACAGCATACTCAGACACAATTGATAACATGAATATACAAAAAAGGCTATCAGTATAAAATTTCATTATACAACACACATCAAAGTAATGGAAGCTTTCACAGACAAggttataattattattatcgttTGAT encodes the following:
- the LOC104923280 gene encoding claudin-8-like, with amino-acid sequence MVQGVSEIAAMCVGLIGLIGAAATTGMPMWKVTAFIGENIIVMETRWEGLWMNCYRQANIRMQCKVYDSLLFLPPELQAARGLMCCSLALSGLGLLVGLAGMQCISCFQGNDRAKTIILMVAGCMQFLACICVFIPVSWTGHVIIRDFYNPLLIDAQRRELGEALYIGWVTGAFLFASAMLFVCRRMPSDKGSFDVYHPTNLLSYKQTPGRLTPVRYNPVSTLSSLRSTAYQPSLQNNASVGQQLVTPLQNVPQVMTNDGRLINHVVYPENGSLYHSNMDHRSSMRSSNYVGSLYTPGNSLYISQNATPYSLSYTGNPTTASFQSSFHPVPHTPVFIGYTASKIHPDSHSGSNPGVYI